One genomic window of Eptesicus fuscus isolate TK198812 chromosome 6, DD_ASM_mEF_20220401, whole genome shotgun sequence includes the following:
- the LYL1 gene encoding protein lyl-1, with product MCPPQAQAEVAPTMTEKAEMVCAPSPAPAPLPKPASPGPPKAEEVGHQGVSSPRLPPGVPVISLGHTRPPGAAMATTEQSALRPPLLPFSALGSAPTPLALHYHPHPFLNSLYIGPAGPFSIFPSSRLKRRPSHCELELAEGQQPQKVARRVFTNSRERWRQQNVNGAFAELRKLLPTHPPDRKLSKNEVLRLAMKYIGFLVRLLRDQAAALAAGPAPPGPRKRLAHRGPDDGARRGPGHPVEAVVRLQPATPACPNGSPVGAARPIKTEQAAVSPEVR from the exons ATGTGCCCGCCCCAAGCCCAGGCGGAGGTGGCCCCCACCATGACTGAGAAGGCTGAGATGGTgtgtgcccccagcccagcgcctgcACCACTCCCCAAGCCTGCCTCACCTGGGCCCCcaaaggcagaggaggtgggccACCAAGGTGTCTCAtcccccaggctgccccctggtgtcccGGTGATCAGCTTGGGCCACACTAGGCCCCCAGGGGCAGCCATGGCCACCACAGAGCAGAGTGCCCTtcggcccccactgctgccattCTCCGCCCTGGGAAGTGCCCCAACCCCTCTGGCCCTGCATTACCATCCTCACCCCTTCCTCAACAG CCTCTACATTGGGCCGGCAGGACCTTTTAGCATCTTCCCTAGCAGCCGGCTGAAGCGGAGACCGAGCCACTGTGAGCTGGAGCTGGCTGAGG GGCAACAGCCCCAGAAGGTGGCCCGGCGAGTGTTCACCAACAGTCGCGAGCGCTGGCGGCAACAGAACGTGAACGGCGCCTTCGCGGAGCTCAGGAAGCTGCTGCCCACGCACCCTCCCGACCGGAAGCTGAGCAAGAATGAGGTGCTCCGCCTCGCGATGAAGTACATCGGCTTCCTGGTGCGGCTGCTGCGAGACCAGGCAGCCGCTCTGGCAGCGGGCCCTGCCCCGCCTGGGCCCCGCAAACGGCTGGCGCACCGAGGCCCGGACGACGGCGCCCGCCGTGGGCCTGGTCACCCGGTCGAGGCGGTGGTCCGCCTGcagcccgcaaccccggcctgCCCCAACGGCAGCCCCGTTGGGGCGGCGCGCCCCATCAAGACGGAACAAGCGGCTGTGAGCCCAGAGGTGCGGTGA